A genomic region of Caenorhabditis elegans chromosome V contains the following coding sequences:
- the sre-12 gene encoding Serpentine receptor class epsilon-12 (Confirmed by transcript evidence), translating to MLLLHYFNLSHFQVNDHFYPHMRNFLYGETAFYVADTINMMFYIWVLFSAQQFHFNFTLVSGTQYVIHFFDNLAIIVMRLHSLLGFTDDFDIGSNVVFNGAMTFSVYCIVAAMCSLPFSILERCFATRYLKDYEANSRAYISYALVFLLNFIGIIGAILLQNKNNTIFVVAFLMILNLFALLTNQFLRTWNLKKYEECHSNVSIRFQRGGKYSLAKRFQISENIKSLHMLNFIILYMGFMNVCLVISVLFSSFDISPERQAICSLALDASIFFYSFAIPQIMTCFCHKWKVQTNTFRIRIGCLRTGKVNLEPLRDTFGGDMRGSVSMNRYFDQLQDSWENA from the exons ATGCTGCTCCTCCATTACTTCAATTTGTCACATTTTCAAGTCAATGATCATTTCTACCCACATATGAGAAATTTTCTTTATGGAGAAACTGCGTTCTACGTTGCTGA TACAATAAACATGATGTTTTATATATGGGTGTTATTCTCAGCTCAACAGTTTCATTTCAACTTTACTTTGGTCTCTGGAACACAATATGTTATTCATTTCTTTGACAACCTTGCAATTATAGTAATGCGTCTTCATTCTTTACTTGGTTTTACGGACG attttgatATTGGTTCAAACGTTGTTTTTAACGGCGCTATGACTTTTTCGGTGTATTGTATTGTAGCTGCAATGTGCTCACTGCcgttttcaattctggaacGTTGTTTTGCCACCCGGTACCTGAAAGACTATGAAGCAAATAGTCGAGCTTACATTTCATATGCTCTGGTTTTTCTCTTGAATTTTATTGGTATTATCGGCGCAATCCTTTTGCAGAATA aaaacaatacAATATTTGTGGTTGCATTTTTGATGATCTTAAATTTGTTTGCTTTATTA actaatCAGTTTCTTCGAACGTGGAACTTGAAAAAGTACGAAGAGTGTCACAGCAACGTTTCAATTCGATTCCAACGAGGTGGAAAGTACTCATTGGCAAaacgatttcaaatttctgaaaacataaaatcgTTACAT ATGTTAAACTTTATCATTTTGTACATGGGGTTTATGAATGTTTGTCTTGTCATTAGCGTCCTCTTTTCAAGCTTCGACATCTCGCCCGAACGCCAAGCAATTTGTTCTCTGGCTCTTGACGCGAGTatatttttctacagtttcGCTATTCCACAGATCATGACGTGTTTCTGTCACAAATGGAAGGTTCAGACAAACACGTTCAGGATCCGGATAGGTTGCTTGAGAACTGGAAAAGTCAATCTGGAACCATTGAGAGATACATTTGGAGGAGACATGCGCGGAAGCGTTTCTATGAATAGATATTTCGATCAACTACAAGATTCCTGGGAAAATGCGTGA
- the nhr-140 gene encoding Nuclear Hormone Receptor family (Confirmed by transcript evidence), whose protein sequence is MSCGVCGAKSSESHFGGLSCRACAAFFRRYVNSKKPQIECTCSQKFDSSGPCRYCRMLKCVEVGMAKCKVQATRQKNKEYVFLPCAITNISLLSCNIIPRSCSKLTCTVKNWPDLDKKRRDLYGGSMYNLNFTQFSNRVRQDTTIFWDLAESIFSEIGLLNSDDKDALLCNFFPRWMLMEAAIEYCKNYEHHWKMIETDGLDNMLLVFYGSSMPKEKRLDDDKIIQIFRPYWTRFYIEIAEPIHQEKCDKVEFMALFLLILFDDAYLNISEEAAKLCRNLQKVILRELKGYQMDNNCSEMRFMDVISKLSLFERGEKRLQEEIVICDVIDISLDEDFKTIMHIKKL, encoded by the exons ATGAGCTGCGGAGTGTGCGGTGCCAAGAGTTCAGAATCCCATTTCGGTGGACTTTCTTGCAG agcatgCGCTGCATTCTTCCGACGAtatgtaaattcaaaaaagccaCAGATTGAATGTACATGCTCTCAGAAATTCGATTCATCTGGACCTTGTAGATACTGTCGAATGCTAAAATGTGTTGAAGTTGGAATGGCAAAATGca AAGTTCAAGCAACCAGACAAAAGAACAAAGAATATGTGTTCTTGCCATGTGCAATTACCAATATCTCATTATTATCG tgcaaTATCATTCCAAGGTCTTGCTCAAAACTTACGTGTACTGTGAAGAATTGGCCAGATTTGGATAAAAAACGGAGAGATTTGTATGGGGGATCTatgtataatttaaatttcactcAATTCTCAAATAGGGTCAGACAAGACACTACTATTTTTTGGGATCTTGCCgaatcaatattttctgaaattggacTCTTGAACTCGGATGATAAAGATGCCCTCCTCTGCAACTTTTTCCCACGATGGATGCTTATGGAGGCTGCCATAGAATATTGTAAGAATTATGAGCACCATTGGAAAATGATCGAAACAGACGGGTTGGATAATATGCTACTGGTGTTTTACGGATCATCAATGCCAAAAGAAAAACGACTGGATGATGATAAaataatccaaatttttcgtcCATATTGGACCAGGTTTTATATAGAAATCGCAGAGCCTATACATCAGGAGAAGTGTGATAAAGTCGAGTTTATGgctttgtttttattaatccTTTTTGATGATG cctaTTTAAACATTAGTGAAGAAGCTGCAAAGCTGTGTCGTAACTTGCAAAAAGTGATTCTACGTGAGCTGAAAGGATATCAAATGGACAATAATTGCTCTGAAATGAGATTTATGGATGTGATCTCAAAACTCTCGCTTTTTGAACGAGGAGAGAAACGATTGCAAGAAGAAATTGTCATTTGTGATGTGATTGATATTTCTTTAGACGAggatttcaaaactattatgCATATTAAAAagctttaa
- the srx-16 gene encoding G-protein coupled receptors family 1 profile domain-containing protein (Partially confirmed by transcript evidence) gives MQEHFIVAIITFLVTSLGTVANLAVFVAARRISSMNSSFGVITKNQAICNTIMCLIFLIYILPLQIFPVKIFVRYSHCVGTAAMAVYEISNLSHFLIAFNRFCAVFLPSYYERVFSPFGTKVMTYIIWVVSTIWCVVLYEIVACHFKYDDASWSLAFLPSKKCTRLTWYSDFTFNTSLVVMTLCTNLITAIQAGRKSRMLMNAAGIRMSKRQRQRELNFIKQTFFQGTTIFTGQVTYYIIAPLLSNSIIIFIVGTLWAFMHAVEGGIILASNQEMRNTYRKKKREF, from the exons ATGCAGGAACATTTCATTGTGGctatcataactttttta GTGACATCTTTGGGAACAGTAGCGAATCTCGCAGTATTTGTTGCTGCCCGAAGAATAAGCTCTATGAATAGTTCATTTGGTgttatcacaaaaaatcaagcaATTTGTAATACAATTATGTGTTTAATCTTCTTGATTTATATACTGCcattacaaatttt tcccgtaaaaatttttgtaagatATTCGCATTGTGTTGGAACGGCAGCAATGGCAGTCTACGAAATATCAAATCtttctcactttttgattGCTTTTAATCGATTTTGTGCAGTATTCCTGCCTTCGTATTATGAGAGAGTGTTTAGCCCGTTTGGTACAAAAGTTATGACATATATAATTTGGGTGGTTTCAACAATCTGGTGTGTGGTATTATATGAAATTGTTGCCTGTCATTTTAAATATGATGATGCTTCTTGGTCACTTGCATTTTTAccatcaaaaaaatgtacgcGGTTAACATGGTACTCTGATTTTACATTCAATACTTCACTGGTTGTTATGACTCTTTGCACTAACTTGATAACAGCAATACAAGCTGGAAGAAAAAGCAGAATGCTCATGAATGCTGCTGGAATTCGAATGTCAAAACGACAGAGACAAAGAgaattaaatttcataaagcaaacattttttcaaggaaCAACTATTTTCACTGGACAAGTTACATATTACATCATAGCACCATTGCTATCCAACtctattataattttcatcGTTGGAACTTTATGGGCATTCATGCATGCAGTCGAAGG aggaaTAATTTTAGCATCTAATCAAGAAATGAGAAATACGTATAGGAAAAAGAAACGTGAGTTTTAG
- the nhr-139 gene encoding Nuclear receptor domain-containing protein (Confirmed by transcript evidence), which translates to MQCKVCGANGAEAHFGGESCRACAAFFRRYVHSQKLVIECTCLHRLPSSHPCRHCRMEKCIATGMTMCKVQGNREKNKVRGYYPGYLPVISTLPTSVIPKSCDNILRTVANWVDLDQTRKQLRGENFFDHNLTQVTKLSKMDSKLLWDLGEVIFSDVSKFNSFDKDSMIANFFPKWIIMECAIDYSLNQEQFQSFIGSIEYYKKCAHFYGSSMPEEKRLDDEDTIKIFSKFWDWHYSEIAHPIFLKKFDKIEYMAIFLLLLFDSAYMNISDDGVKLCQNIRKVILRELQGYQSDKNCSRYRLAETVDTVRLLEKAEGKLQEESVLCEFHNLEIDEDHKKIFQIKKI; encoded by the exons ATGCAATGCAAAGTGTGTGGAGCTAACGGAGCTGAGGCGCATTTTGGAGGAGAAAGTTGCAG AGCTTGTGCTGCATTTTTCCGGAGATATGTGCATTCTCAGAAACTGGTTATTGAATGCACATGTCTGCATAGACTTCCATCTTCACATCCATGTAGACATTGTCGGATGGAAAAATGCATTGCCACTGGGATGACTATGTGCA AAGTTCAAGGAAACCGAGAAAAGAACAAAGTTCGAGGCTACTATCCAGGATATTTGCCAGTGATCTCAACTCTACCA ACCAGTGTAATTCCAAAATCATGTGATAATATATTGCGAACTGTTGCCAATTGGGTGGATCTCGACCAAACGAGAAAACAGCTTCGtggtgaaaatttttttgatcacAATCTCACACAAGTCACCAAGTTGTCAAAAATGGATTCAAAATTGCTATGGGATCTCGGGGAAGTCATATTTTCGgatgtttcaaagtttaacAGCTTTGACAAAGATTCAATGATTGCAAATTTCTTTCCAAAGTGGATTATAATGGAGTGTGCAATTGACTATTCGCTGAATCAAGAACAATTCCAAAGTTTTATAGGATCAATAGagtattacaaaaaatgtgctcATTTTTATGGAAGTTCTATGCCAGAAGAAAAGCGACTTGACGATGAGGACacaattaaaatattctcgaaattttgggATTGGCATTATTCAGAAATAGCTCATCCCATCTTTTTGAAGAAGTTTGATAAAATTGAGTACATGGCAATATTTCTACTCCTTCTCTTTGATAGTG catATATGAATATCAGTGATGATGGCGTGAAATTATGTCAAAACATTCGAAAAGTGATCTTACGGGAATTGCAAGGATATCAATCTGATAAAAATTGCTCACGATATCGATTGGCTGAAACTGTTGATACTGTGAGACTCTTGGAGAAAGCCGAAGGAAAACTGCAAGAGGAGTCCGTTCTCTGTGAATTTCATAACCTCGAAATCGATGAAGATcataagaaaatatttcagatcaagaaaatttaa
- the nhr-161 gene encoding Nuclear Hormone Receptor family (Confirmed by transcript evidence) yields MLCKICDGPSTEYHFGCPSCRACAAFFRRYVNSPKQLTECNCETDRVPCRYCRMKLCLKAGMMISKVQQKRDNNPCRLSVSGLETTSIPLRNNDRIFTALENYRWLTKERKIVHKTSPAKKVNFYEYSSIAIIDSRIVWNLLERTFLELKVLDDIDKFNLFSNFYPKWTLFESAITALQKSDVHTFFAPNGKPAQQISKFYKDCMTGLRMKDTEVLRIFEPYWNSYYSHVAYPLFELKFDQMEHMALLALMLMDPGYTNISDECVEMCHRFRKVIQMELKGYYLEKNSDPERILKVIEALLLMEKADQWFQEEVHMCGVYNVTVDDDFRRMVMTQRI; encoded by the exons ATGCTGTGCAAGATTTGTGACGGTCCATCGACTGAATACCATTTCGGTTGTCCATCGTGCAG GGCATGTGCAGCATTTTTCCGAAGATATGTAAATTCGCCCAAGCAACTGACAGAGTGCAATTGTGAAACTGATCGTGTTCCTTGTAGATATTGCAGAATGAAACTGTGCCTGAAAGCTGGAATGATGATTTCAA AAGTTCAACAAAAGCGAGACAACAATCCTTGTCGATTAAGCGTGAGTGGATTAGAA actACCAGCATTCCTCTGCGAAACAATGATCGTATCTTCACAGCtcttgaaaattatcgatggcttacaaaagaaagaaaaattgttcacaaaACCAGCCCAgcgaaaaaagtaaatttttacgAGTACTCAAGTATTGCAATTATTGACTCGCGGATAGTATGGAACCTTTTGGAGAGAACATTTCTGGAGCTTAAGGTTTTGGATGATATTGACAAATTcaatctattttcaaatttttacccAAAGTGGACATTATTTGAATCGGCAATCACTGCTTTGCAAAAATCAGATGTTCACACATTTTTCGCTCCAAATGGAAAACCAGCACAACagatctcaaaattttataaggaTTGCATGACGGGCCTACGAATGAAAGATACAGAGGTATTACGGATATTCGAACCGTATTGGAACTCATATTATTCTCACGTTGCCTATCcactttttgagttaaaattcGATCAGATGGAGCATATGGCATTGTTGGCTCTAATGCTCATGGATCCAGGATATACAAATATATCAGATGAATGTGTGGAAATGTGTCATAGATTTAGAAAAGTTATTCAAATGGAATTGAAAGGATATTATTTGGAAAAGAATTCAGACCCGGAGAGGATTTTGAAAGTTATAGAAGCGCTGCTCTTAATGGAG aaagCAGATCAATGGTTTCAAGAGGAGGTCCACATGTGTGGTGTTTATAATGTGACAGTTGACGACGACTTTCGGCGGATGGTCATGACACAAAGAATTtaa
- the nhr-163 gene encoding Nuclear receptor domain-containing protein (Partially confirmed by transcript evidence) has translation MFAVSVFIIRRMLCLVCGADGSEPHYGGSCCRACAAFFRRYVHSTKQEISCTCDQRLISSHPCRYCRMLKCMKIGMCKTQVQPPREKNKILNTFPGTTIMISKLSNSIIPKSCNNMYRAVAKWVDFDQRRKELRGDDYFDYNLTQITKMVNFNTNLLWKLGESIFSDVSRLSKEDKNSMISNFYIKWQLLMEPAIDYSAQYEQFKNYIGSNAYYQKCAYFYGSSMQKGNKISDVETVKVFSPFWDYYYADFAEPVYKMNYDKVEYMAIFLLLLFDGAYSDISDDGVNLCTNIRKVILRELNSYQSNNNCSEVRLADIMETLRLLDKHEEKLHYQFWMCGSHKMIMDENYVQIYLGIKH, from the exons ATGTTTgcagtttcagtttttattattaGACGAATGTTATGTCTAGTGTGCGGAGCTGACGGATCGGAGCCACATTATGGTGGCAGTTGCTGCAG AGCATGTGCAGCATTTTTCCGAAGATATGTACATTCTACAAAACAAGAAATAAGTTGCACATGCGATCAAAGACTTATTTCTTCACATCCATGTAGATATTGTCGGATGttaaaatgtatgaaaatagGAATGTGTAAAACAC aagttcAACCACCacgtgaaaaaaacaaaattttaaatacgtTTCCGGGTACCACTATAATGATCTCAAAACTTTCA aatagtATCATCCCAAAATCGTGTAACAACATGTATCGTGCGGTCGCGAAGTGGGTAGATTTTGACCAAAGACGAAAAGAATTACGCGGTGATGATTATTTCGATTATAATCTTACACAAATCactaaaatggttaattttaatacaaatttgTTATGGAAACTCGGAGAGTCAATATTCTCGGATGTATCTCGATTGAGTaaagaagacaaaaactcaatgatttcaaacttttatatCAAATGGCAACTTCTCATGGAACCGGCAATAGACTACTCAGCTCAGTatgaacaatttaaaaattacatcgGGTCAAATGCATACTACCAAAAGTGTGCTTACTTTTATGGAAGTTCAATgcaaaaaggaaataaaatttctgatgTGGAGACTGTCAAAGTATTTTCTCCATTTTGGGACTACTATTACGCAGATTTTGCTGAACCAGTTTATAAAATGAACTACGACAAAGTGGAATATATGGCTATATTTCTTCTACTGTTGTTTGACGGCG cGTACTCAGATATTAGTGACGATGGCGTGAACTTGTGTACAAATATTCGAAAAGTAATACTACGGGAATTGAACAGTTATCAATCGAATAACAATTGCTCAGAAGTTCGTCTAGCTGATATAATGGAAACTCTTCGATTGTTGGATAAACATGAGGAAAAGCTACACTATCAATTTTGGATGTGCGGGTCTCATAAAATGATAATGGATGAAAATTACGTACAAATATATCTAGGTATTAAACATTAA
- the srx-59 gene encoding G-protein coupled receptors family 1 profile domain-containing protein (Partially confirmed by transcript evidence), giving the protein MLLNDIQLTGLVLFPVALLGTFFNWTAVFVLHKLPSFKHAFGYLSSSQAVADAIHSTFFMLYFCPMVITGSEFLTEYSEHCGFILLFSYELSVQIHLVISLNRFFAVWTPYRYKTMFSERNTKIIIFLIFILTLGFSFSFYEVLCSLEYNLKTGFFFFTDTPLCNTIGWYADFCKYFTIIVCIVLIDIATLWKVRSINKKVHTSVNSQTHRKMSAREINFLKQTIFQGFIFTLELVSYFILPAHLTNKWAIFFATSFAWVAVHALDGFIIMVFNPDVKRYLFSCGHATLHTSQGSYISRPQDISSNKF; this is encoded by the exons ATGCTTCTCAACGACATCCAACTCACCGGTTTGGTCCTGTTTCCTGTTGCACTTTtgggaacatttttcaattggacAGCGGTGTTTGTGTTGCACAAGTTGCCTTCGTTCAAACATGCTTTTGGGTATCTTTCTTCAAGTCAAGCGGTCGCTGATGCAATTCATTCGACATTTTTCATGCTTTACTTTTGCCCAATGGTTATTAC AGGCAGCGAGTTTCTAACCGAGTACTCTGAGCACTGCGGATTCATTCTCCTTTTCAGTTATGAACTTTCCGTTCAAATTCATCTCGTAATTTCCTTGAACAGATTCTTCGCCGTGTGGACTCCATATCGTTACAAAACAATGTTTAGTgaaagaaacacaaaaataataatatttctcATCTTTATTCTCACTCTCggattctcattttctttttatgaAG TGTTGTGCTCTCTggaatataatttgaaaactgggttcttcttcttcaccgATACTCCACTATGTAATACTATTGGCTGGTACGcagatttttgtaaatactTTACCATCATAGTTTGCATTGTATTGATAGACATTGCAACTTTGTGGAAAGTGCGAAGTATTaataaaaag GTACACACAAGTGTCAATTCACAAACCCACCGAAAAATGTCTGCTCGTGAAATCAACTTTCTGAagcaaactatttttcaaggATTTATTTTTACTCTAGAACTTGTGTCTTACTTCATCCTTCCTGCTCATCTCACAAACAAATGGGCTATCTTTTTCGCCACGTCATTTGCCTGGGTAGCTGTGCATGCACTCGACGG attcattaTAATGGTGTTCAATCCGGATGTTAAACGTTACCTATTCTCTTGTGGCCATGCGACTCTGCACACAAGTCAAGGATCTTATATTTCGCGTCCACAGGACATTTCatcgaataaattttaa